One Sphingomonas endolithica genomic window, GAGGGTCGCGGTAGGCCCGGCTTGCTCCTGCGGCAAGCAGTCAGGTGGTCGTGCGCCTCGGGCCGAGCATGCCCGGCCCGCGTGGCACCATGTCGCCGCGCGCCAGCAGGCGATGCCGTTCGACGGGGCCCGGTGTCCGCCACCCGGCGGTGCTCTCGGCCGAAAATCCGAAGAAGCGGCCATAATATTCGGGATCACCGATGAGCATTAACGCGATCGGCTCCGCGGCCGATTGCGCCGCTTCCAGCGCACGGGCGGTCAGCATACGGCCGAGCCCGTCGCGCTGCCGCGATGGATCGACTGCAACTGGTCCTAGCATCAGCAGCGGCACTTCCCGGCCATCGTCGGATCGCAACTCGATCGGCCAACATTGGATCGTGCCGATCAGCGTGTCGCCATCGACAGCGGCGAAGCTTAGATCGGGCGACGCGGCCATCCCGGCGCGAATTTGATAGGCCGTGCGGAGATGACGATCCTGCCCGAAGGCGTCGTCGAGCAATCGCTCGATCCGCTCCTCGGCAATCTCCGCAATCGGCACCAGCGTCACCATCAAGGCGTCTCCAGGAAAGCGCCGGGCGCATAGCCTCCGGGTGCGCAAAGGCAAGCGGAATGCATGTCCGCCTTTCCCATCGGCGTGCTTCTGCTATGGCGCGGCCTATCACCGACACCCAAGGAAAGGTCGCCGTTTGGATGATCGTCTAACCCTCGAAGTGCACGATCTCGAAGTAAATGTGCTGACCGGCATCTATTCGGAAGAGACGCATCTGCCGCAGCCGCTCAGGATCTCGATGACCGTCGACTTGGAGTGCCGTGCGCACTTTGCGCCAGAAACGCCACTTAGCGCCTCCAAGAACTATCTCGACCTGAAGCATGCCGCGACCACCGCGCTGCCGGAGGGGCAGCACTTCACGCTGATCGAAGGCGTGGCCGATCATATCATCGAGACGCTGTTTCTGCAGGATGCGCGTGTTAGCCGCGCCGAGGTCAAGATCGTCAAGCTGGCGATTGCGGAGGCGGGCGAATCAATCGGCATCACGTTGACGCGCCATCGCCGGTGATCGAGGCCGCTATCCTGACCGCCGTCGATAATGCCCTCAAGGAGGAGCCGGCCACGTTGCTTTGTAGTGACCTGGCATTGCCCGATCTGATTGCCGGCATCAGAGCGGCGACGACTGAATTTGTCTTGCTGCTCGTTCTGCCGACGACGCCCGAGCTCGACCGGGCGATGCTCTTGGCGGCGATCGCGCCGCTGGCGGCGGAACGCGCGCCTGGGCACCGCATCTGCGCGCTGGACATCAAGGCGGGGGCTACCGTCGCTAATATCGTGGCGACCGCGCAATTTCTGGCGCGCGCCGGATCCACCACCGGGCAGGTGATCGCAGTTTCCTAATCAGCGCCCTCGGTCGCACGTCCCGAGCGACTCGATGACGAAGCGGTAATCCTCGGCGGCGATGGTGCCCTCGCCGGTCGAAGTGTCGCCTGGAAAAGCGCCCGGCAGCGAGCAGGCCAGACGGTACCACAACAATGTGTCGCGTTCGGGCGGTCCGGAGGTCTGATCCACGACATCGCTGAGCGAAACCGACCAGCGCCGTTCCTGGCCGGGCCGTCGGACGATGCTCAGCGATACTGGCCTGGCATCCTTGGTGGCGAGGAAGACCTGCGTCTCGCCTTCTCCGGGCAACGATCCGGCCACATGGAAGGCATTGCCGACGCCGGTAATTTCCGGCGGGGGCGCTGCGGCAAGCGTTTCTGTGGCGATGCGGCGGGTGAGTTCGTCCGCACTCGGCGTCCATCCCCGTTGCGCATCCGGGCGGATCAACTGGATTTGCGCTGCGCTCCCCGCCACGGGGCGGGCAAACAGTAGCACCCGTGCTTTTTTGAGATTCGGCAGCCGGCCGTGCGCGTCCGCCGTGACGTCCAGAACATAGCCGATCCGGGGCGGCAGCGGCTGCGTGCCACGGATTAGTGCCGCGACATCGGCCTCTACATAAAGCCTGGCATGTCCTGGTGCGACGTCCAACGCGTCGGCACCCTTGATTCGGGTCAGACTGCGTATCGTGGCATCGACGATCACCGGGGCGGCGAGCACGAGATCGGCATAATCGGCATAAAAGACGGCGGGTGCGGCAGCGACGGGCGGTGCCGCCGACTGCGCAGAGGCAGGGTTGGGGAGGGCGATCAACGCCGTCAGCAGCAGTGTTTTGAGAGGGCGTGGCATGCCGATGGCGTTATCCCAGCGCACCTTAATGATACAGAAATAAATCTGCAGCGTTGCGCTTGTACGTTTGTTGCGTCCGACAAAGCGTTTGCGTCGTAGTTTACGTCACGATAGAGGTTCGGCTCTGTCTGAGGATACACTAACCCATGGCAGGCGGAAGCCCGGCGATGACCGGGGCCAAATTGGCCGTGATTGAGGAGTGTCGTTTCTGAATGGCCTATGCTGACCAAAAGATGAGCGGTAGCAAGGTGGTCGCGATCGTTATCGTCGCGCTCATCCATGCCGTTATAGGATACGCTTTCGTAACTGGCCTCGCGTACAAGTACGTGAAGAAGGCTGCGGAAAAGTTAAACACGTTCGACGTCGAGGAGCCACCACCCCCGCCGCCGGATGAGCCGCCACCCCCGCCACCAGACACGCCGTTGCAGCCGCCGCCGGTTGTTTCGCCGCCGCCGATCGTGCGCAATCCGAATCCGCCTCCGGTCGTGATTCAGACGGTGCAAACTCCGCCGCCGTCGATTCAATATACGCCGATCGCTGCACCGCCGGCGCCACCCGCCCCACCCGCACCGCCGGCACCGCCGCGCGTTTCGCAGGCGGCTGGGCTCAAGGGTAACGTTGCTGGGTACTTTGGCCCCGATGCTTATCCGCCAGCAGCCATCCGCGCGGAAGCGCAGGGTCGCGTTGTTGCCCGGCTCAGCGTTGGTCCCGATGGTCGCGTGACCGACTGTTCGATCACGACGTCGAGCGGCAATAGCGATCTGGATTCGACCACGTGTCGTATTGCTAAGAGCAGGGTCCGCTATACGCCTGCTCGTGACTCGAACGGCCAGAACATCGCGACGACTACCAGCCTGCCCGTGCGGTGGGTGTTGCCGTCCGACTAAGATCAGAGACGGGGGCCCGGGCTCGGGTCCCCGCAAAATTCATGCTATTCTAGAGGGACTAACCGCAATGATGACCACCATTCTCGCCGCAGGTGCGGCACCCGCCGGCGCCGGCGCAAACCCGTACGGTTTCTGGGAAGCACTGCAGCAGGGCGGTGTGATCGCCTGGACCGTGTTCTGCATCCTGGCGTTCATGTCGATCGTGTCGTTCTACATCATGTTCACCAAGCTGTTCGAGCAGCAGAAGGTGATGAACCAGGCCAAGCGTGTGCGTCAGGGCTTCTGGTCGTCGAACAGCCTGCGCGAAGGCGCTGCCAAGCTCGACAAGAACTCGGCCTATCGTCAGATCGTCGACGACGGCCTGGCTGCGCAGGAGCAGCACACCCAGCTGACCGATCCGGTCGAGGCACATGACTGGCTGCACGGTTCGCTGGCGCGTTCGGAAGCTGCGATCAACTCGAAGCTGGGTGGCGGTCTCGCCTTCCTCGCGACGGTGGGTTCGGTTGCACCGTTCATCGGCCTGTTCGGTACGGTTATCGGCATCTACCGCGCACTGATCAAGATCGGTGCGGCTGGTCAGGCATCGATCGACGCCGTTGCCGGCCCGGTTGGTGAAGCACTGATCATGACTGCACTTGGTCTTGCCGTGGCCGTTCCGGCCGTGCTTGCCTACAACTGGCTGCAGCGCCGCAACAAGTCGATCGCAGAAGACCTCGCTGCCTTCTCGAACGACGTGCTCGGCTTCCTCGCATCGGGCGGCGCTGTTCGTCCCGTCTCGCGGACCACTTCTGCACCGGTGACCGGTGCGAAGCCGGGTGCCACGACCGCTGTCGGTCAGACCGGTACCGCGCCGCGCGCATAAACTGACGGATGGGCCGCGGGCGACGCTCGCGGTTCTTCCTTCGCCGCCGGATACGAATCCTGCGGCGCGACTGAATGGATAGGGATAGCCCTCAATGGCAATTAGTAGTGGCGGCAATACCGACAAGCCGATGTCCGACATCAACACGACGCCGTTGGTCGACGTGATGCTCGTGCTGCTGATCATCTTCCTGATCGCGGTTCCGGTCGCAATCCAGGCGGTCAAGGTCAAGCTGCCATCGGTCACCTTCGATCCCACGACCACCAAGCCGGAGAACGTCTCGCTGTCGATCACGACGGCCGGAGACGGCACCTGCGCGGTGTACTGGAACATGACGCGCGTCACCCACCAGGAATTGCTGGACCGCGCAGTCGAAAAGCTCAAGGTCGAGATCGAGCGTCAGGGCGGCGTAGGCAACCCGGCGCTGGAACTGCCGGAAGCGCATATTCGCGGGGACATCAACACCCCGTATCAGTGCATCGGTGGCGCGATCTACACGATGCAGATGGCGGGTTTCGCGAAGGTCGGATTCATCTCCGAGCCACCTCCCGGTGGCGGCACGGCGCGTCTTTGATCTACCCGCAAGACTCAGGAGTAACATAATATGGCAATGAGCGGCGGTTCCGACGACGGCGAACCGATGATGGAAATGAACATGACGCCGTTGATCGACGTCCTGCTCGTGCTCCTCATCATGTTCATCATCACGATCCCGATTCAGACGCATGCGGTGAAGGTCGACCTTCCGGTCAATGATCCGAATGCGAAGCAGCAGGCCGTCGATCCCCAGAAGAACAAGGTCACCATCGATCCGACAGGTACCGTTTCCTGGAATGGTTCGCCGGTCGACACGGTAACGCTCCAGCAGTATCTGGAGCAGACGACGCAGATCAATCCGGAGCCGGAATTGCACTTCCAGCCGAACCCGCAGGCGCGTTACGCCAAGGTGGACGAGGTACTGGCAGTCATCAAACGGTCCGGGGTCGCCAAGCTTGGCTTCATCGGCAACGAGCAGTATCGTAACGACTTCTGATTTTCAGATCAGGCAAAGATCGGGCGGTCCTTCGGGGCCGCCTTTTTTTGTGCTTGAAGGTGGCTGATCCGCGTGAAGGATCAGCGATAATAGTGACCATGTTGCGACACGACGACGCTTGCATGCATTTCACAAAAGTGACACTCCAGTGTCATAAAAATGAAACCTCTTGTAAGTCGAGAGGGCGGTTAGGAGACCGATCATGCGCTTCTTTGTAGTCAGTCTGTCGCTCGCGGCGTTAGCTACGCCGTTCTCCGCCAGCGCGCAGCAGCGAACCGGTTATAGCCAGATCGTCTCGGGCGACCTTAAGCGAGCCGAACAGACGCTGGTGGCGGAACGCCGCGTATTCCCGCAGAGCCCCGAATTGATGTTGAACCTTGCCGCTGTGTACCAGCAGACGGGTCGCTTGGATCAGGCGCGGAGCTTGTACGACATGGTGCTCGGCCAGCCCGAGGTGATGATGGACATGTCGTCCGATCGCATCGTCGGGTCGCACGCGATCGCCCGGACCGGCTTAGGCCGGCTCGCCGATGTGAAACTGTCATCGCGCTGACGCCGCAACGCTGATGATAAACGACTGGCGGCGGGTGCCGCCGCCAGTCATTTAAATCTTGGGCAGCGTGACGCCGCGCTGCCCCATATACTTGCCGGCGCGGTCGGCATAGCTGACCTCGCATGGCTCGTTGCCCTGGAGGAACAGGAACTGGCACGCGCCTTCATTGGCGTAGATCTTGGCGGGAAGGGGTGTGGTGTTGGAGAATTCCAACGTGACGTGGCCTTCCCAGCCGGGCTCGAGCGGGGTCACGTTGACGATGATCCCGCAGCGCGCGTAGGTCGACTTGCCGAGGCAGATCACCAAGACGTCGCGTGGCACACGGAAATATTCCACTGTGCGGGCAAGCGCGAAGCTGTTGGGCGGAATGATGCACACGTCGGTCCGGCGATCGACGAAGCTGTTCGCCGCGAAATCCTTCGGATCGACGATCACGCTGTCGATGTTGGTGAAGATCTTGAATTCGTCCGACACGCGAGCGTCGTAGCCGTAGGAGGACAATCCGTAACTGATGCAGCCATCGCGCTTCTGGCCGTCGACGAACGGCTCGATCATTCCGGTCGTCAGCGCCTGCTCACGAATCCAGCGGTCGGACATTACGGACATTCTTCTCTCCTACTGGGGCCGACCTTGCCGCGGACGATCAAGGCCGAACAAGCATTAGATTGGTTGCATTACTGCGGGCGGGTCAGGCGACGCCGAGATCGGCTGGTCCGAAAGCGTGCGGTAATAGGTCCGAGCACAGATGGCGGGTGACCAGATCACCCTCCGCGCTGCCGCAGAGGATCTCGACATCGCGATGGCCGATCTGCGCAGCTTCGTTGATGACCTGCCGGCAGCGGCCGCACGGGCTGATGGGCTCGTTGCCCGTCACTTTGCCGCCGCGGATGGCGCCACCGATAACACCGATTGCAACGACGTCCGCCAGCCGTCCGGCGCTGCTTGTCGTCGCGAGAGCCACCGTTTCGGCACAAAGCGACAGCCCGTAGCTGGCATTCTCGAAATTGGCCCCTGCGACGATGGTGCCGTCGGTCAACAGCACCGCCGCGCCCACGGCAAAGTTCGAGTAAGGCGCGTACGCCCGCGTGGCAGCATCACGTGCCACGTCGATCAGCCGGGCTTTGAGATCGTCATCGAGCATCTTTGTATGTCCGTCATCGAAGGTGGTCGATGTTTGCGTGGGTGACGTTGCGGAGCAAGAGCCGCTTTCTGCTCCGCCAACACCGCGTTCAAAAGCCGATCGATTTTATGGTGTCGTCAGCCCTTGATATGCAACACGCAGATCAGCGTGAAGAGGCGGCGGGCGGTTTCGAAATCTATGTCGATCTTGCCGACCAGGCGATCCTTCAGCAATTCTGCGGCCTCGTTGTGGACACCGCGACGGGCCATGTCGATCGTTTCGATTTGCGATGGCGCGGCGTTGCGGATGGCATCGTAATAGCTATCGCAAATCGCGAAATAGTCTTTGATCGGACGGCGAAAGCGGCCAAGCCCGAGAATGTGCGTTTCCAAATGGGTGTCGTCCTGCCGGTGGATGGCGATACCCAAGCGACCTTCCGCCACGCTTAAGGTGATACGGTAGGGGCCGGCATAGCCGTCGGCATGCTGGCGCTGCGGCGCAAAATGATTGCCTTCGATCAGATCGAAGATCGCAATGCGGCGTTCTTGCTCGATATCGGCCGATCGCCATAGAATGGTGCGTTCGTCCAGCTCGACGTTGATGATCCGCCAGTCGGCCATCGACAAGCCCTATAAGGGAAGCGCGCGGGGGACAATCCGTGTCTCTTGGCAACTCTCGCCGCAGCGTTCTGCTCGCGTTTTCCACAGGCAGCTGAACGCAAAGCGGGTTGAGACGAACGCGCACGGGGCTATTACCAACCGATGGCTTCCATCATCCCCATCACGCCCCTTACCGAAACCACGGCCCTGCCGCAGAACGTCGAGGCAGAAGCAGCGATGCTTGGAGCGATGATGATCGATAATCGCCTGGCAGACGACCTAGTCGACAAGCTTGAGCCGGAGCATTTCTTCGAGCCGCTGCACGGGCGCATCTTCGCCGCGATCAAGACGGCGCGGGCCAACGACATGCTGGCGTCGCCGGTGACGCTGCGACCGATGTTCGACAACGATGCCGGGATGCGCGAACTCGGCGGGCCGGCTTATCTGGCGCAGCTGACCGGCAGCGGTGCCGGACTGTTGGGCGCACGGCAGTTCGCCAAGCAAATCTACGATCTTGCGATGCTGCGCACGCTGGTGACGGTCGGGCGCGGACTGGTCGAGCGGGCGATGGATACGTCGGAGGAGGTCAACCCGCGCAGCCAGATCGAGCTGGCGGAAGAAGAGCTGTTCAAGGTTGCTGCCGACGGCGGCACGGAGAGCGCGATCAAGACCTTCGCCCAGGCGACAACGCTTGCGGTGAAGATGGCGCAAAAGGCACTGAATTCGGGCGGGCATTTGTCGGGCATCACGACGGGGCTGGACAGCATCAATGCCAAGATCGGCGGCATGCATCATTCCGATCTTATGATCCTCGCCGGGCGCCCGGGCATGGGCAAGACCGCGCTCGCCACCAATATCGCGTTCAACGCCGCGCAGCGCTACATGCGCGATCGGCAGGATGGCATCGAACATGCGGCGTCGGTTGGCGCCAAGGTCGCTTTTTTCAGTCTGGAAATGTCTGCCGATCAGCTCGCGACTCGTATCCTGGCCGAGCAGGCGCGGATCAGTGGCGAGGCGTTGCGCATGGGCAAGATCAGCCGCGCGGAGTTCAACCAGCTGGCGGCAGCGGCCGCCGACCTCGAGAACCTGCCGCTGTTCATCGACGATACGGCCGGTCTGACAATCGGCGCGCTGCACACGCGTATGCGGCGGCTGCAGCGGCGGCATAACAACGAGATCGGCCTGGTCGTGGTGGATTACCTGCAACTGCTGACTGGATCGGCCAAGGCTTCTGGCGACGGGCGCGTGCAGGAGATTTCCGAAATCAGCCGCGGACTGAAGACGCTGGCCAAGGATATGAACGTGCCGGTGCTGGCATTGTCGCAGCTCAGCCGCCAAGTCGAGCAGCGCGAAGACAAGCGCCCGCAGCTGTCGGATCTGCGCGAATCGGGATCGATCGAGCAGGACGCCGACATCGTGATGTTCGTGTTTCGTGAGGATTATTACGTGGCGGCCAAGGAGCCGAAGCGTCCGACGGAAGGCGATAGTGCGAAGATCTTCGAGGATCACGCATCCTGGGCGACGGACATGGAGCGGGTGTTCGGATTGGCCGAGTTCATCGTGGCCAAGCAGCGGCATGGTTCGACGGGCAAGGTGGTGCTGAAGTTCGAGCCGAGCATCACCCGGTTCTCGGATTTTGTGGGGAGTGGATATTGAGGCCGGCTTTGTGATTGCGGGGGCGAGCCAACGCCCACGCCCACGCCTGGTTGTGGTGGTTGGTAAGTGGGCACCGGTTAGCCTGCGGAACAATGGTGTTCCCCGGCGCAGGCCGGGGTCCAGTCGCGGGACGTGCATGGCGTGCGCAGCGCTTCCGTTATGTGGACCTGTCCGCCTGGGCCCCGGCCTTCGCCGGGAACTGAATACTGTGCGATCGCTCGGCGCACCGGTCGTGCCGAGCTTTAAAAAACCGGTTCTTCGCCCGGCTTCTCGGGCACGTGGATGCCGCATTCCACCTTGTCCCAGCCGCGCCAGCGGCCGGCGCGGGGGTCTTCGCCAGGCTGCACCTTGCTGGTGCAGGGGGCGCAGCCGATCGAGGGATAGCCCTGCACTTCCAACGGGTGGCGGAGCAGTTGGTGTTCGGCGAAATAGGCCTCCAGCCGCGCTTTGTCCCACTCCGCCAGCGGGTTCAGCTTAAGGCGGCCTTCGTCTTCCTCGAAGCGCGGCATGGTGATGCGGGTGCCGGCCTGAAAGCCCTTGCGGCCGGAGATCCACGCATCGAACGGGGCGAGCGCGCGGCGTAGCGGCTCGACCTTGCGCAGGTCGCAGCAGCCGTCGGGGTCGTAGTTCCAACGCAGCCCGGTCGCGTCCTTCTTGGCGAGGAGGCGGGGGTCGGGGCGGAAGACGCGCAGGTCGTTGAGCGCGAGGCGTTCGGAAAGTTCGTCGCGATATTGCAGGGTTTCGCCGAAGATCTTTTGCGTGTTGATGAAGATCACTGGCACGTCGGGGTCGATCTGCGCGACCATGTGCAGCAGGACGGCGCTTTCCGCGCCAAACGAGGATACGGCGGCAATGCGGCCCTTGAGTTCGGCGGCGAGGAGTTCGGCCAGCATGTCCTGCGTGGACACGCCGACGAAGCGCGCGTTCATTTCGGCCGCGTCCACCTTGGTGAACGGGGTTACGTCGACATAGTCGAGAACGCGCGCGGCTTCAGCCATGCCGGAATTGCCATACTGGCGTGCGGCCGTCGGCCGCCTTTTGATACACGTTGTCGTATCGCGCGAGGCTGGCCTTCGCCGTTGCGGCGTCGATCTCCGATTCAGGCGCGAAGCTGTCGAAGCCGCAGCGGCGCATCGGCAGCAACTGATCGACCAGCACGTCGCCCTGCGCGCGGAGTTCGCCGGCATAGCCCGCCTCACGCAGGATACGCGCGGCGCTGTAGCCACGGCCGTCACGGAACGAGGGGAAGCTGACTTCGACCAGCGCGATTTGGCCGAGATGGGGGATCAATGCACGGACGTCGTCACCTGCTTCGATGCGCACAGCAGTCGCGTTGGTCTGGCCGAGAAAGGCGTCGAGCGTGACGGCGGGTTCGTCATGCGGATCGTCGTTGCGGAAGCGGAGCAGGGTGCCTGTGTCGCTCGGCTTGGTGGACTGATCATCCATAGATCGCCTCCTTGAACGGGGCCATGCCGACGCGGCGATAGGTGTCGAGGAAACGTTCGCCATCCTCACGCAGGCCGAGATAGGTGTCGGTGACGCGTTCGACTGCATCGACCACGCCGTCTTCGTCGAAGCCGGGGCCGGTGATCTTGCCGAGGCTGACATCCTCCGCGCCCGAACCGCCAAGCGAGAGCTGGAAGTTCTCCACGCCCTTCTTGTCGACGCCGAGGATGCCGATGTGACCGGCGTGGTGATGGCCGCAGGCGTTGATGCAGCCGCTGATCTTGACCTTCAATTCGCCGATGTCGCGCTGGCGGGCGGGATCGGCGAAACGCGTGGTGATCTTCTGCGCGAGCGGGATCGAGCGGGCGTTGGCGAGGCTGCAATAATCGAGGCCGGGGCAGGCGATGATATCGCTGATCAGATCGAGATTGGCGGGTGCGAGGCCGGCGGCGTCTAGGGCGGTCCAAATTTCATGAAGGTCGCGCTTATGGACGTGTGGGAGTACGATGTTCTGGGCGTGGGTTACGCGTAACTCATTGAAACTAAAGCGTTCTGCCAGGTCGGCCATGAGGTCCATCTGCGCCGATGTGGCGTCGCCCGGGATACCGTCCTGCGGCTTCAGGCTGATGTTGACGATCGCATAGCCCGGTTGCTTGTGGGGTTTGACGTTCTGATCGAGCCACAACGCGAAATCGGGATCGCTGCGATCGACGACGGCACCGTCCTCGGGCGCGAAAGCGGGATCGGCGAACATGGCGGTGATGCGGTCGAACTCGGCCTTGGGCGGATCGAGGCCGAGCGCCTTCACGGCGATGAATTCCTCCTCGACCTGGCGGCGATATTCGTCGGCGCCGATCTCGTGGACGAGGATCTTGATCCGCGCCTTGTAGATATTGTCGCGACGGCCGTAGCGATTGTAGACGCGCAGGCACGCCTCGAGATAGCTCAGCAGATCGTCGGCGGGGACGAAATCGCGGATCTCGGGGGCGATCATCGGGGTGCGGCCCATGCCGCCGCCGACATGGATACGGCCGCCGAGCACGCCGTCAAGCACCACCATCTGGATGCCGATATCGTGCAGCCGCATCGCCGCGCGATCCTCCTCGGCACCGATCACGCAGATCTTGAATTTCCGAGGCAGGTACGTGAATTCGGGGTGGAAGGTGCTCCACTGGCGCAGCAATTCGGCCCAGATGCGCGGATCGGCGACCTCGTCCGCGGCGGCGCCGGCATATTGGTCGGCGCTGATGTTGCGGATGCAGTTACCGGACGTCTGTATGGCGTGCATCTCGACCGTGGCGAGCTCGGCCAGGATGTCGGGCGTGTCCTCGAGCTTGATCCAGTTGAACTGCAGGTTCTGGCGCGTGGTGAAATGGCCGTAGTCGCGGTCATATTTGCGCGCGATGTGCGCGAGCATGCGCATCTGGCGGCTGTCGAGCGTGCCATAGGGGATGGCAACGCGCAGCATATAGGCGTGGAGCTGCAGATAGAGGCCGTTCATCAGGCGCAGCGGCTTGAACTGATCCTCGGTGATCTGGCCGGCGAGGCGGCGCTTCACCTGGTCGCGGAATTCCTCGACGCGGGCGTCGACGATCTGCTGGTCGTAGGTGTCGTATTTATACATTCGGTGTTCCCAACAGGACCCGTTCGTCCTGAGTAGCGACTGAGCTTGTTGACGGCGCGTATCGAAGGACAAAGCGGCGATCGGGGCGATGCTTCGATACGAGCCCTCGATACGCCCTACGGGCTACTCGGTCTCTACTCAGCACGAACGGAGATTGGAGCATTTGATGGGAGGCGACGCTCATATCACCCAGCTGCCGGCGGCTGGATCGGCGGGCTTCAGCGTCAGGTCCGGGCGTACCGTGGGGCCCAAAGCGCGGATGCGGTCTTTGATGTGGGCGGGGCGGGGGCCGTCCGCCGTCAAGGTGGCGTCGATGACGTAGGGGACGTTGACCCGCCTTGCGCCTTCCTCGGCGCGGAGGATCGCTTCGCCCTGGTCGGCGACGTCGATGGCATCCTCGACGTGCCGAGACCAGCCCTGGCCGGTCCACCACACGACGTCGCCGGTCGGCAGATCGTTACCGGTGAGGAGCTTCATACTGCTGCTTCCGCAATGCGCGCCCAGCGCGCGAGTTTGTCTTCGGCGTCGCTCAGTTCGACCACTTCGCCGACGACGATGATCGCCGGGCTGGCGACCTTTTCGCGCTCCACCATCTGGCCGAGATCGGCGAGCAGGGTCTTGATCGCGCGGTGGCCGACGAGCGTGCCTTTTTCCAACACGGCGACGGGCATGTCCGGGGCGACGCCGTCGGCCATCAATTTGTCGGCGATGTCGGTGGCGGTGGCGACGCCCATATAGATGACGAGCGTACGGCCCTGGCCGGCGAGGCCCGACCAGTCCTGATCGGCCAGGCC contains:
- a CDS encoding phosphoadenylyl-sulfate reductase codes for the protein MAEAARVLDYVDVTPFTKVDAAEMNARFVGVSTQDMLAELLAAELKGRIAAVSSFGAESAVLLHMVAQIDPDVPVIFINTQKIFGETLQYRDELSERLALNDLRVFRPDPRLLAKKDATGLRWNYDPDGCCDLRKVEPLRRALAPFDAWISGRKGFQAGTRITMPRFEEDEGRLKLNPLAEWDKARLEAYFAEHQLLRHPLEVQGYPSIGCAPCTSKVQPGEDPRAGRWRGWDKVECGIHVPEKPGEEPVF
- a CDS encoding UPF0262 family protein, whose translation is MADWRIINVELDERTILWRSADIEQERRIAIFDLIEGNHFAPQRQHADGYAGPYRITLSVAEGRLGIAIHRQDDTHLETHILGLGRFRRPIKDYFAICDSYYDAIRNAAPSQIETIDMARRGVHNEAAELLKDRLVGKIDIDFETARRLFTLICVLHIKG
- a CDS encoding replicative DNA helicase, whose translation is MASIIPITPLTETTALPQNVEAEAAMLGAMMIDNRLADDLVDKLEPEHFFEPLHGRIFAAIKTARANDMLASPVTLRPMFDNDAGMRELGGPAYLAQLTGSGAGLLGARQFAKQIYDLAMLRTLVTVGRGLVERAMDTSEEVNPRSQIELAEEELFKVAADGGTESAIKTFAQATTLAVKMAQKALNSGGHLSGITTGLDSINAKIGGMHHSDLMILAGRPGMGKTALATNIAFNAAQRYMRDRQDGIEHAASVGAKVAFFSLEMSADQLATRILAEQARISGEALRMGKISRAEFNQLAAAAADLENLPLFIDDTAGLTIGALHTRMRRLQRRHNNEIGLVVVDYLQLLTGSAKASGDGRVQEISEISRGLKTLAKDMNVPVLALSQLSRQVEQREDKRPQLSDLRESGSIEQDADIVMFVFREDYYVAAKEPKRPTEGDSAKIFEDHASWATDMERVFGLAEFIVAKQRHGSTGKVVLKFEPSITRFSDFVGSGY
- a CDS encoding ExbD/TolR family protein, whose protein sequence is MAISSGGNTDKPMSDINTTPLVDVMLVLLIIFLIAVPVAIQAVKVKLPSVTFDPTTTKPENVSLSITTAGDGTCAVYWNMTRVTHQELLDRAVEKLKVEIERQGGVGNPALELPEAHIRGDINTPYQCIGGAIYTMQMAGFAKVGFISEPPPGGGTARL
- a CDS encoding dihydroneopterin aldolase translates to MDDRLTLEVHDLEVNVLTGIYSEETHLPQPLRISMTVDLECRAHFAPETPLSASKNYLDLKHAATTALPEGQHFTLIEGVADHIIETLFLQDARVSRAEVKIVKLAIAEAGESIGITLTRHRR
- a CDS encoding MotA/TolQ/ExbB proton channel family protein, whose translation is MMTTILAAGAAPAGAGANPYGFWEALQQGGVIAWTVFCILAFMSIVSFYIMFTKLFEQQKVMNQAKRVRQGFWSSNSLREGAAKLDKNSAYRQIVDDGLAAQEQHTQLTDPVEAHDWLHGSLARSEAAINSKLGGGLAFLATVGSVAPFIGLFGTVIGIYRALIKIGAAGQASIDAVAGPVGEALIMTALGLAVAVPAVLAYNWLQRRNKSIAEDLAAFSNDVLGFLASGGAVRPVSRTTSAPVTGAKPGATTAVGQTGTAPRA
- a CDS encoding Rossmann fold domain-containing protein translates to MIEAAILTAVDNALKEEPATLLCSDLALPDLIAGIRAATTEFVLLLVLPTTPELDRAMLLAAIAPLAAERAPGHRICALDIKAGATVANIVATAQFLARAGSTTGQVIAVS
- a CDS encoding cytidine deaminase, producing the protein MLDDDLKARLIDVARDAATRAYAPYSNFAVGAAVLLTDGTIVAGANFENASYGLSLCAETVALATTSSAGRLADVVAIGVIGGAIRGGKVTGNEPISPCGRCRQVINEAAQIGHRDVEILCGSAEGDLVTRHLCSDLLPHAFGPADLGVA
- a CDS encoding tetratricopeptide repeat protein, with amino-acid sequence MRFFVVSLSLAALATPFSASAQQRTGYSQIVSGDLKRAEQTLVAERRVFPQSPELMLNLAAVYQQTGRLDQARSLYDMVLGQPEVMMDMSSDRIVGSHAIARTGLGRLADVKLSSR
- the dcd gene encoding dCTP deaminase, with product MSVMSDRWIREQALTTGMIEPFVDGQKRDGCISYGLSSYGYDARVSDEFKIFTNIDSVIVDPKDFAANSFVDRRTDVCIIPPNSFALARTVEYFRVPRDVLVICLGKSTYARCGIIVNVTPLEPGWEGHVTLEFSNTTPLPAKIYANEGACQFLFLQGNEPCEVSYADRAGKYMGQRGVTLPKI
- a CDS encoding GNAT family N-acetyltransferase, with product MVTLVPIAEIAEERIERLLDDAFGQDRHLRTAYQIRAGMAASPDLSFAAVDGDTLIGTIQCWPIELRSDDGREVPLLMLGPVAVDPSRQRDGLGRMLTARALEAAQSAAEPIALMLIGDPEYYGRFFGFSAESTAGWRTPGPVERHRLLARGDMVPRGPGMLGPRRTTT
- a CDS encoding energy transducer TonB, coding for MAYADQKMSGSKVVAIVIVALIHAVIGYAFVTGLAYKYVKKAAEKLNTFDVEEPPPPPPDEPPPPPPDTPLQPPPVVSPPPIVRNPNPPPVVIQTVQTPPPSIQYTPIAAPPAPPAPPAPPAPPRVSQAAGLKGNVAGYFGPDAYPPAAIRAEAQGRVVARLSVGPDGRVTDCSITTSSGNSDLDSTTCRIAKSRVRYTPARDSNGQNIATTTSLPVRWVLPSD
- a CDS encoding ExbD/TolR family protein, coding for MAMSGGSDDGEPMMEMNMTPLIDVLLVLLIMFIITIPIQTHAVKVDLPVNDPNAKQQAVDPQKNKVTIDPTGTVSWNGSPVDTVTLQQYLEQTTQINPEPELHFQPNPQARYAKVDEVLAVIKRSGVAKLGFIGNEQYRNDF